One genomic region from Campylobacter concisus encodes:
- the glmS gene encoding glutamine--fructose-6-phosphate transaminase (isomerizing), whose translation MCGIVGYIGDKEKKEVILSGLKELEYRGYDSAGMAVMSNDKIDFFKAVGKLENLALKTKDFISTGFGVAIGHTRWATHGKPTEINAHPHLGEHSFVVHNGIIENYKELKDELEAKGVKFVSQTDTEVIVHLFEEILKEKKDPFKAYEATIAKLRGAYATLLITKTAPDKIFFAKDAAPMAIGKSDKKELYFASSDAPLIGNATEVAYLDDNNYGYVSLDEIAVFKHGKKASITFNALPKDKSYAQKEGYTFFMEKEIYEQGAVVSETIMGRVKNHKVTLENLDDEYLKSIDDIVLCACGTSYHAALTASYLFERLAKVRTKVEVASEFRYRKPYLNKNSLFIVISQSGETADTLEALRIAKEAGLRTIAICNVDNSSIVRLADNTLLTRAGIEKGVASTKAFATQIIVLWMLVLQMAAAKESISKKELDHEIKTLLHIPQILNINNSLQEKLHRLSKHYLHGHGFFFIGRDIFYPLALEGALKLKEISYLHAEGYPSGEMKHGPIALADEKLFTIALMPQNLLYEKTKSNVEELAARDAYILAISPLEFELSDDYVKTSAQNHYMSEFFEMMLVLQLLALEISVRLGNNVDMPRNLAKSVTVE comes from the coding sequence ATGTGTGGAATCGTAGGATACATCGGAGATAAAGAGAAAAAAGAGGTCATTTTAAGCGGTCTAAAAGAGCTTGAGTACCGCGGATATGACAGCGCTGGCATGGCTGTGATGAGTAATGACAAGATTGATTTTTTTAAAGCGGTCGGCAAGCTTGAAAATTTAGCCCTAAAAACAAAGGACTTTATATCAACTGGCTTTGGCGTGGCAATAGGTCACACACGCTGGGCGACGCACGGCAAACCAACTGAGATAAACGCTCATCCGCACCTTGGCGAGCACTCATTTGTCGTTCACAACGGCATCATCGAAAACTACAAAGAGCTTAAAGATGAGCTTGAGGCAAAGGGCGTGAAATTTGTCAGCCAAACCGATACTGAGGTGATCGTGCACCTTTTTGAAGAAATTTTAAAAGAGAAAAAAGATCCATTTAAAGCTTATGAGGCAACTATTGCAAAGCTAAGAGGCGCTTATGCGACGCTACTTATCACCAAAACTGCACCTGATAAGATATTTTTTGCAAAAGATGCCGCTCCTATGGCGATAGGAAAGAGCGACAAAAAAGAGCTATACTTTGCTTCATCTGACGCTCCACTTATCGGCAATGCAACAGAGGTGGCATATCTTGATGACAACAATTACGGCTACGTGAGCTTAGACGAGATCGCAGTCTTTAAACACGGCAAAAAGGCGAGCATAACGTTTAATGCTTTACCAAAAGATAAGAGCTATGCCCAAAAAGAGGGCTATACATTTTTCATGGAGAAAGAAATTTACGAGCAAGGTGCAGTCGTATCTGAAACCATTATGGGCAGGGTTAAAAACCACAAAGTCACTCTTGAAAATTTAGACGATGAATATCTAAAAAGTATCGATGATATCGTGCTTTGCGCGTGCGGCACGAGCTACCATGCAGCACTAACCGCAAGCTATCTTTTTGAAAGGCTTGCTAAAGTTAGAACAAAGGTCGAAGTTGCTAGCGAATTTAGATACAGAAAGCCTTACTTAAACAAAAATTCGCTTTTTATCGTTATATCTCAAAGCGGCGAAACAGCAGATACTCTAGAAGCATTGAGGATCGCTAAAGAAGCCGGTCTTAGGACAATTGCTATTTGCAACGTTGATAACTCATCTATCGTTAGACTAGCTGACAATACTCTTCTAACTCGCGCTGGCATTGAAAAAGGTGTGGCAAGCACAAAGGCCTTTGCAACGCAGATCATCGTGCTTTGGATGCTTGTGCTTCAAATGGCAGCAGCAAAAGAGTCTATCAGCAAAAAAGAGCTTGATCACGAGATCAAAACGCTTCTTCACATCCCACAAATTTTAAATATCAACAACTCTCTTCAAGAGAAGCTTCACCGCCTAAGCAAGCATTATTTACACGGTCATGGCTTCTTCTTTATTGGTAGAGATATTTTCTATCCGCTAGCACTTGAAGGTGCGTTAAAACTTAAAGAAATTTCATATCTTCACGCCGAGGGCTATCCATCAGGCGAGATGAAACACGGCCCTATCGCACTTGCAGATGAGAAGCTATTTACGATCGCTTTAATGCCTCAAAATTTACTTTATGAAAAGACAAAGAGCAACGTTGAAGAGCTTGCCGCAAGAGATGCTTACATCCTAGCTATAAGCCCACTTGAGTTTGAGCTAAGCGATGACTACGTAAAAACAAGCGCACAAAATCACTATATGAGCGAATTTTTTGAGATGATGCTAGTGCTTCAGCTACTTGCACTTGAAATTTCTGTTAGGCTTGGCAACAACGTCGATATGCCAAGAAACCTCGCAAAAAGCGTAACTGTCGAATAA
- a CDS encoding HD domain-containing protein, whose translation MLADKSTKYSNNYLKIKEKFLDFKANLPKHFQKNQGRNFANFLAKEYDDFIKSYLNETMRDFFDDFVPQNDSFAFSVLATGKYAQTLLSANSELEILLVYKNLKGYNIKNFLKEFSEILSSSGINFYIKSVEIDEIFTNYKDDLKFKSETSQVRYICGSKSLYRLVKSEIVKLKEFDKKAFLNYHLKVFLPFSSISYLAQEPNLKSGFGGIDEIYHLNCILNCLDSDISVRSQALKVMNEKEIASFNLNVDFLLSLLTTLNLTQNSDTFSASSVEITTNFMQTKSKKLQDNESVISQKMLSSMNNVAIYSRFIVASLCRPFFKSELSFEQRKFARLKNGFYEINGVIYVPLHKKPALIENLITELLELKDVDYKFDISAIFYIKRAIITKSGLERAISEFKKIFLRKNSYAILKSLLDAQMIQILIKPMEHISQLAQYDGYHEFTVDEHSILSVKFLENIKDKFIKNLYTELCLEGKTMLKIVTLMHDVGKGLGRDHANIGANIFRAYANKLNLSQKAVNIGVILIKYHTLMSNVSNREDIYSQRVIFTFISKLGDKQVLKLLYILSYCVINATNERLYNAYTAKLLRELYEISLSAFSDENLLDEATRRVKKEQSIKRNIEFLALELSLQEKIFKITSNLVFIKYSASEIINLSKVADSLDTTEIFINNSKNLSIQIYTKKSLNLSALLYEFAKFDLAYMEIFELFEKKFYIRLDFNQNVKKEELENTKNLALKSLNSEVLKEPLKPNINKDEINFELNHSKDYAKLSINAKDQRGLMAYVMSVFDRLHFQVTSARIQTVKNRTRNLFLIEKNERLESKGEEILNLLISE comes from the coding sequence ATGCTGGCTGATAAAAGTACCAAATATAGCAATAATTATTTAAAAATCAAAGAGAAATTTCTTGATTTTAAGGCAAATTTACCAAAACATTTTCAAAAAAATCAGGGTAGAAATTTTGCAAATTTTTTAGCCAAAGAATACGATGATTTTATAAAATCTTATTTAAATGAAACTATGCGAGATTTTTTTGATGATTTTGTGCCGCAAAATGACAGCTTTGCCTTTAGTGTTTTAGCTACTGGAAAATACGCCCAAACCTTACTTAGCGCAAATAGTGAGCTTGAAATTTTACTAGTTTATAAAAATTTAAAAGGCTACAACATAAAGAATTTCTTAAAAGAATTTAGCGAAATTTTAAGTAGCTCTGGAATAAATTTTTATATAAAAAGCGTCGAAATAGATGAAATTTTTACAAATTACAAAGACGATCTCAAATTTAAAAGCGAAACATCGCAAGTCCGATATATCTGTGGTTCAAAAAGTCTATACCGCCTAGTAAAAAGCGAGATCGTAAAATTAAAAGAATTTGATAAAAAAGCCTTTTTAAACTACCATTTAAAGGTATTTTTACCATTTTCTAGCATCAGCTACTTAGCCCAAGAGCCAAATCTAAAAAGTGGCTTTGGTGGGATAGATGAAATTTATCACCTAAACTGCATACTAAACTGCCTAGATAGCGACATTTCAGTTAGATCACAGGCCCTAAAAGTGATGAATGAAAAAGAGATCGCTAGTTTTAATCTAAATGTGGACTTTTTACTAAGCCTACTAACCACCTTAAATTTGACGCAAAATTCTGATACTTTTAGTGCTTCAAGCGTTGAAATCACGACAAATTTCATGCAAACAAAGTCTAAAAAGCTTCAAGACAATGAAAGCGTTATCAGCCAAAAAATGCTAAGCTCAATGAATAATGTTGCTATTTATTCGAGGTTTATCGTCGCTTCTCTTTGCAGGCCATTTTTTAAAAGTGAGCTAAGCTTTGAGCAGAGAAAATTTGCTAGGCTAAAAAATGGCTTTTACGAGATAAATGGCGTTATTTACGTGCCGCTTCATAAAAAGCCAGCTCTCATTGAAAATCTAATAACCGAGCTTTTAGAACTAAAAGATGTTGATTATAAATTTGATATAAGTGCGATCTTTTACATCAAGCGAGCCATCATCACAAAAAGTGGCTTAGAGCGTGCTATAAGTGAGTTTAAGAAGATATTTTTAAGAAAAAATTCCTACGCTATTTTAAAGTCATTGCTTGATGCGCAAATGATACAAATTTTAATAAAACCAATGGAACACATCAGCCAGCTAGCTCAGTACGACGGCTATCACGAATTTACGGTCGATGAGCATAGCATTTTAAGTGTAAAATTTCTTGAAAATATAAAAGATAAATTTATAAAAAATCTCTATACCGAGCTTTGCTTGGAGGGCAAGACGATGCTAAAGATCGTGACTTTAATGCACGACGTTGGCAAGGGGCTTGGCAGGGATCATGCAAATATCGGCGCAAATATCTTTAGAGCCTACGCAAACAAGCTAAATTTAAGCCAAAAAGCCGTAAATATCGGCGTCATCCTGATAAAATACCACACTCTAATGAGCAACGTCTCAAACAGAGAAGACATTTATTCCCAACGCGTTATATTTACTTTTATCTCAAAGCTTGGCGACAAGCAGGTTTTAAAACTACTTTACATCCTTAGCTACTGCGTGATAAACGCGACAAACGAGAGGCTCTATAACGCCTACACAGCAAAGCTTTTAAGAGAGCTTTATGAAATTTCTCTTAGTGCATTTAGCGATGAAAATTTACTTGATGAAGCGACAAGACGTGTAAAAAAAGAGCAATCTATAAAACGAAATATCGAGTTTTTGGCGCTTGAACTAAGCTTGCAAGAGAAAATTTTTAAAATCACATCAAATCTTGTTTTTATAAAATATAGTGCGAGTGAGATCATAAATTTAAGCAAGGTTGCAGATAGCTTAGATACGACAGAAATTTTTATAAATAACTCTAAAAATTTAAGCATTCAGATTTATACAAAAAAGAGCCTAAATTTAAGCGCCCTGCTCTATGAATTTGCCAAATTTGACCTAGCATATATGGAAATTTTTGAGCTATTTGAGAAGAAATTTTATATCAGGCTTGATTTTAACCAAAATGTTAAAAAAGAGGAGCTTGAAAATACTAAAAATTTAGCTCTAAAATCCCTAAATAGCGAGGTTTTAAAAGAGCCTTTGAAACCAAACATTAACAAAGATGAGATAAACTTCGAGCTAAATCACTCAAAAGACTACGCCAAACTTAGCATCAACGCAAAAGATCAGCGCGGGCTAATGGCTTATGTGATGAGTGTTTTTGACAGGCTTCATTTTCAAGTCACGAGTGCTAGAATTCAGACGGTTAAAAATAGAACGAGAAATCTATTTTTGATCGAGAAAAACGAGCGACTTGAGAGTAAGGGTGAAGAGATATTAAATTTATTAATAAGCGAGTAA